A portion of the Streptococcus urinalis 2285-97 genome contains these proteins:
- the arcC gene encoding carbamate kinase — MVKEHQKIVVALGGNAILSTDASAKAQQEALISTSKSLVKLIKEGHDVIVTHGNGPQVGNLLLQQAAADSEKNPAMPLDTCVAMTEGSIGFWLQNALDNELQEQGIEKEVATVVTQVIVDEKDQAFTNPTKPIGPFLSEEDATKQAQETGSKFKEDAGRGWRKVVPSPKPVGIKEASVIRRLVDSGVVVISAGGGGVPVIEDANTKTLQGVEAVIDKDFASQTLSELVDADLFIVLTGVDNVFVNFNKPNQEKLEEVTVSQMKQYISEDQFAPGSMLPKVEAAIAFVENKPEARAIITSLENIDNVLAENAGTQIVAG; from the coding sequence TTGGTAAAAGAACATCAAAAAATCGTAGTTGCCTTAGGTGGTAACGCTATTCTATCAACAGATGCTTCTGCAAAAGCTCAACAAGAAGCATTAATTAGCACATCAAAATCACTTGTTAAACTTATAAAAGAAGGCCATGATGTTATCGTTACTCATGGTAATGGTCCACAAGTTGGTAACTTATTATTACAACAAGCTGCTGCTGATTCTGAAAAAAATCCTGCTATGCCACTTGATACTTGTGTTGCTATGACTGAAGGTAGCATTGGCTTCTGGCTACAAAATGCACTTGATAATGAACTACAAGAACAAGGTATTGAAAAAGAAGTCGCAACTGTTGTTACTCAAGTCATTGTTGACGAAAAAGATCAAGCCTTCACAAACCCAACAAAACCAATTGGTCCATTCTTATCTGAAGAAGACGCTACTAAACAAGCTCAAGAAACAGGTTCAAAATTTAAAGAAGATGCTGGACGTGGTTGGCGTAAAGTGGTTCCTTCACCAAAACCAGTTGGAATCAAAGAAGCATCTGTTATCAGACGTTTAGTAGACTCTGGTGTTGTTGTTATTAGTGCTGGTGGTGGCGGTGTTCCCGTTATTGAAGATGCTAATACAAAAACATTACAAGGTGTTGAAGCTGTTATTGATAAAGACTTTGCTAGTCAAACCCTATCAGAACTAGTTGATGCAGACCTATTCATCGTCTTAACTGGTGTTGACAATGTCTTTGTTAACTTTAATAAACCAAATCAAGAAAAATTAGAAGAAGTTACGGTTTCACAAATGAAACAATACATTTCTGAAGACCAATTTGCGCCAGGAAGTATGTTACCAAAAGTAGAAGCTGCAATTGCTTTTGTTGAAAACAAACCTGAAG